The genomic segment AGTTGGTTTAATGTTATTTGCAActttattcatattaatagtTTTGTGGAATGTTTGTGTTTTCATAGTCTTTGCCCTTGTGGCTGCAAATCTGCTGCCTTTGCCACTAGTAAGGTTAATAATTAACACTATGCTATTCTGTGGCCCAAACGCAACACGTGTTTGCAAAGTTGGTaccattgtaattttttttcatatatatttattgtccagattcaaaatttataaatatatttataaatatataatacataaaagccatgaatatcttgtaaactatatccttataaacggtgagttctgatgtcatcagttataaacggtgagttctgatgtcatcagttataaacggtgagttctgatgtcatttctgtcacatgactcactgaaacttgtgtattataataaataaagtaccccagttgcaaaatatgaggatattagaagttacctctgagttccatgacctgtataaaaacactcggcctttggcctcatgttttcatatggtcatgaaactccgcggtaacttataatatccttataatttacaagagcgggtactttattcactatatatccctGCTCAGCTGAGCCCATTGAGTTTCTGCTTCTTATGCTTTATATTCCTCTAAGTAACTGTCACTTCCATTTAGCCAGCATtagtttgaaaatcccatcatcAGGGCAAGAAGCCAATGACAGCACAGGAGCATCACAGGATGAAACTATATGTATAGATGACAATGAATCAATGAATCAAAAAGTAAGTCGACATCTTtcataatatcataataataatattatagtttctgaattatttgccttcttcttctgactctttccagctttcaaatgagggtcactgacccccatctaaaacacaaatgctctgtgaggctacaaatgtattgttattaatcctttttattattcatgtttctattcaggccctctcctactcattttccagtatcttattcaaattattgcatggttgctagggtattttggaccctagaaaccagattgctgaaattgcaaactggagagccggtaaataaaaagcaaaataactaaaaaaaaaaaacaaataattaaacatgaagGTGAGAAGGCTTAACTATGTGAAgggaaatagaaagtaaaaattatgTCAAATTAAGGTGTGAGCACAAGAGAAGTTAAATTCTATGAGGTTCATTTATTGGCCTTCAAGATCACATATTGCCATGGTTTGTGTAAGgcatgaaaaaaaatagtttcttaaTTGTGGTTTTATTGTAATCTATTGCATTCCATCTCTCCCCCCCCCATAGTTTCTAAATACCTGATTTTAGGTGGTGAGATTTTTATTTCTTGCTTTGTTTTACCATTTTCTTTAGAACAAaatcaacaaaaatgtaatattgatgCAATCTAGAAACCTGATAAACTAGCCACATGGACTTATCTGTAGCATCGCCACTATGTTTTGGTGTATATATTACGGGCAACCAATAAAAGTTTGTTACATTTATTCATATGTTCTTTGATCATTGTAGGCAGAATTAAGTGACACACATGAAGAAGAGGTGGATTACAAAATCACGGTTCACACAGGATCGATTTCTAAATCACAAGGAAGACAAGTCCTGTTGATAACAATGGTTGGTGAATCGGGAAGATCCAAAACGCTCTGCCTTGAGAAGTCCTCAACCAATCACTCCCCATTTTGTGCAGGACAAGTAAGACTCTATAATCTCACATATATTCACCCAAATAACTCTTGTAGTAATGAAGAACCTCATTAACCCACGTCTCACTTCTATGTAGGTTGATGTTTTTCAAATGAAAGCAAAGGATGTTGGGAAAGTCAAATATATTATCACAGGGATTCGCAGGCGAGACAAAAGTAGGTTTGTAGTTGTGTTTAATTGTATAATGCAACCATAGGTTTTCAGGTTGGCCTTGTTGCTTCACTCAGATAAGAGTGAAATGAACTGGAGTAGACTTTTTTGTTAGCCATCGCTAATTGTATTTGGGACTGATTTTATAGTATTATTTCAACCCTTCCCTGTGTATATTACAAATAGTAGTTAGCACAATGAGTAGTTAACACAAATAGTAGTTAGCACAAAGAGTAGTTTGCACAAAGAGTAGTTTGCACAAGTAGTTAGCACAAAGAGTAGTTAGCACAAAGAGTAGTTAGCACAAAGAGTAGTTAGCACAAAGAGTAGTTAGCACAATGAGTAGTTAGCACAATGAGTAGTTAGCACAACGAGTAGTTAGCACAAAGAGTAGCTAGCACAAATATTAGTTAGGACAATGAGTATTTAGCACAAGTTAAGTTTAGGACAACAGGGTGCAAGTATTATAATGGTCACTTACCTTTGCAATAACTTGAAAAAGGGTCTATGAGAGCCGGAAAACTTGCTTCTTTGTTGTGATTTGTCATGGGCATTTAGATCTTTAAATTTagatgtttaaataaattcatttgtATACTGGGACACTAGCAAAGAAGCTCAAATATTAGGTTAATTTATTAACATATCCTCCaccaccagtggtgtaactggacAATACTGGGCCcggcagcaaattaattttcgGGGAAGTGAAAAGGGTCAGATTAACCCATCACtacccccaacatatccagaggttgtaagagcacttgagaaaggggtaACCACAAagcgttgtgtggagatctcaataaaacaCCCTAAGGATTTCAGCACATTTGCTggtgtgagtgccatctgattttcttttgctatatatatgcagaggttgacctgttttatcaatttagggattatttactaaaagacaaatttatctaatttttttattaaacaaagctcgaccaaactcccatacacaaTTTTGTCCTGTGtgattttttcggacttttctCCTGAATTGCTTGATATTTTTGGGTTATTGCCTGAAAATCCTGAATGTTCAGTTTAGCTGGCTAAACCCAGTGCCGGCCTTTatattgggatagggacatctgccattggcttatacaggacctcgatgGGTTTGAGACGCtgggttttcagattcaggctttttgcagcatcgaggtATAGTTTTTGTCTCAAAAAGCCTGAATAGAGAGTTTTAGTATATAACCCTCTATACATTGAAATGGCTCATTAATTACGCGGTCCCCTGTACCTCTTGCCCCCCCCTgcaacctcagggtctgcttcctctgtacttaTGTCCCCTACCCACCATATGGATTATAAGTAGATAACACTTATTTCTATTTTTGTGAGTAAATATCTACTTCTGTTTTCAGTGTTGACATTAGAATATTACAATGTTTATGGACTTAGAGATATATTAAGCAAAATAAGACACTGGTTTATATGCAGATCACATGTAGATGTAGATGAGGAGGGTTGGGCTGTAATAACATCACAGTCACTAGAACCATACTCTTGACTTAATTGTAATAGAATAAGCAACGGAATAATAGCAGCAGACACCAAAAAATAATCAGTTTCACCTTGTAAGGTTGCAGGTATTACTGTAGAACAATCACTGTGAGGAAGAACACAGATGAGGTCTATTTGTTCCCCTGCAACCGTTGGTTTGCCTCTGCCAATACTGTTGTGCATGGTGCACCATACTGCATGGAATGGAGTCCAGTAGAGGATGAGGAGGATACATcaaaaggtaaaaaatgtttttcagataAAGTTAAGTTTCCATTAATCTTATAAAACCTATTTATAAATGGTGGGTGGAGAaacaatgtattatatattttcttcagGCCTTCAAAACATGAAGCCAAAACCTGATAAACTACAGCAGTCTAGTATATTGGCCAAAGCATACAAATATGATGTGACATCTCAGCAGACATGTGAAGAGGTGGAGATCTTACAAAGTGTATCCAATGATGCAGAACCGACTGAAAAAGAGCATCAATCTTATGGTTTAAAGAAAGAAACCTCTTCCAAAGCTGAAATAAACATGACAGATCCAAGTGCTTTACTCAACAAAAACTCATCAAAGCCAGTTAGAAAGTGTAGTACAAATGGGTCAAGCACACAAGGCTCTAGACTAACCTCTTCAGCAGCAGAGAACCCATGCGATGATCTACACAAGAGCACAACTAGTGACACATCTCTGCAGGGTGAAGACAATAGAGACTATAGGAAGGATGAACCTCAATCTGGAAAGGCAAGCATTCCAGCAAGCTACATTTTCTTCTCTCTTGACATACGGAATATTTCCACACCTGATGCTGAGCCTGTGGGACATTCATGGATAGAAGATAGCATTAACTCTAACTATAAACACAAACCCAAACTGGCAACACCTGACAACAAGGCTCAAATAGAACCTTCTTCTTCCTCTGGAACTCATTTAGACGAGGGGATTAATAGGAATAGCTCACAGTTCACCTTATTACAACAAATTCTTTCAGACCCAGCAGTCAATTCATCTACTGCTTCAGATTCGTACCCTATTTACAGCAGCCCAGAGGAACAGGAAAACGCACAAATTACGGTTTCTCGTTCTGACCGACTATTCTCTGAGGAGAATATTATCCCAAGTGCTGATATTGGGCAGACATCTTCTAGTCAATGCCAGCATTCTAGTcccaccacacagacatcaggtTGTCCACCTGAAGAAGATCAGGGCAGTTTTGTGTCAGATACAACCCTGGATGAGGAATACCTGTTCTCTGACACATCTCTCATGTTAAGTTTATCTGATGAGAATTCTGAAAATCTCTCTTCTCAGTCGGAGGCTGAGGGTGCAAGCAATCGGTCAGCAGACAAGCACAGGGTAAGAACTAGCTCCTTGTTCTTTGCCCCTATTTTCTTTTCACCCTACcattatacagatggagcagtgGGTACTGCATACTAGCTAAATAATTATGGTAACCAGTTCAAAGAATGGAGTTCCCACATTTGGTGATCATGATGGTATGCAAGTGCAAGTACTCTACACTTAATCTGTATGCCAGTTTCTATCTACTTTTGGTGATCATGATGTTATGTAAGTACAAGTACCCTATGCTCCATCTGTATGCTAGTTTCTACCTACTTTTGGTGATTATAATGGTATGTAAGTGCAAGTACCCTATGCTCCATCTGTATGCTCATTGCTAATTACCGTGGCACTCAAGCAATACCCAGCACATTTTTTCAGAAATCTAAGTGCTCTTTGTCCCTATTTTCTTTAAACCCTACtattatacagatggagcagtgGGTACTGCAAACTAGCCAAATTATGGTAACCAGTTCAAAGAATGGACTTCCCACATTTGGTGATCATGATGGTATGCAAGTGCAAGTACTCTACGCTCCATATGTATGCTAGTTTCAACCTACTTTTGATGATCACAATAGTATGCAAGTGCAAGTACCCTATGCTCCATCTGTATGCTAGTTTCTAATTACTGTTGGTGATCATGATGGTATGTAAGTGCAAGTACCCTATGCTCCATCTGTATGCTCTTTTCTAATTACTTTTGGTGATTATAAATGGTATGTAAGTGCAAGTACCCTATGCTCCATCTGTATGCTCATTCCTTATTACTGTGGCACTCAAGCAATACccagcacat from the Xenopus laevis strain J_2021 chromosome 9_10L, Xenopus_laevis_v10.1, whole genome shotgun sequence genome contains:
- the LOC108701546 gene encoding uncharacterized protein LOC108701546, which translates into the protein MATHNIHLREQQRTAMGYYVPSSIVINQVAARLKHYVDVQRKEAGFDLGAAVRLDRYRLYQHPKSPDGPCTQSSRQYSLDNQIEAMLRLHASKADEEWNRELNTFQDRKQHVQRKIKKKIISFSGPEQNPHLSLRRGHFKQSRTDSYWDHYHLPPPDISQGEFTRLLCSAAKLIVTTTPEDQKQQVPSGRKQLHCSLPHVPKASISLKIPSSGQEANDSTGASQDETICIDDNESMNQKAELSDTHEEEVDYKITVHTGSISKSQGRQVLLITMVGESGRSKTLCLEKSSTNHSPFCAGQVDVFQMKAKDVGKVKYIITGIRRRDKSCRYYCRTITVRKNTDEVYLFPCNRWFASANTVVHGAPYCMEWSPVEDEEDTSKGLQNMKPKPDKLQQSSILAKAYKYDVTSQQTCEEVEILQSVSNDAEPTEKEHQSYGLKKETSSKAEINMTDPSALLNKNSSKPVRKCSTNGSSTQGSRLTSSAAENPCDDLHKSTTSDTSLQGEDNRDYRKDEPQSGKASIPASYIFFSLDIRNISTPDAEPVGHSWIEDSINSNYKHKPKLATPDNKAQIEPSSSSGTHLDEGINRNSSQFTLLQQILSDPAVNSSTASDSYPIYSSPEEQENAQITVSRSDRLFSEENIIPSADIGQTSSSQCQHSSPTTQTSGCPPEEDQGSFVSDTTLDEEYLFSDTSLMLSLSDENSENLSSQSEAEGASNRSADKHREGAFKPVQKTPTKVNSEMAQIFQKALDAVEREDSTKLKHMCEQHFFLLSSTDKEGRTLLHHAASRDKTAICQLLLDSTIGLMNIDRQDTFGKTALHYAVQNGSSGTIKVLVNNRANYDIPDGYSRTVLDAALQKLHEVSNKD